In Trichoderma atroviride chromosome 2, complete sequence, one DNA window encodes the following:
- a CDS encoding uncharacterized protein (EggNog:ENOG41~CAZy:CBM21) has protein sequence MPYTPPSHRSPASSATVSPDVSRRSSVTSGQKPSLPRSASYLSKHRRTPSATPSTTEAHATPSPPYGSSDEVKNAANPPVSASLRKSPPPVTDDRGIPNGAIISPPDSASSDSEDDSRPEIRGRKLGKLRDAVSQIPQPRTPSPPAKESRLSLDDDATPRSIMHTSFSAMTLSELNELTELPKRRKGHVRSATDPNASAIMTSADNSQTVSEDSEDDMRPKPPMVRKKSGELVRPALRNFKRPSSMPGTPVFAKAVHFDSHLEHIRHFLQVDRPLAVSAGSSPVENYESDAEYPFPGGEKRGPVARSPPFDWQLITNNFPHDSPQRREQPVRVERVWLSPDQKSMMGSVVVSNISFHKTVVCRFTLDYWKTTSEVVAEFNHEVRPAVTRVSQDRFQFSIKLSDTTNLEMKTLYFCVRYNVNGQEYWDSNNNSNFQVDFRKQFKPQNGKNSFQGAGSRSTGSLPRSNRKQNSAAAAGRPLQMPASFDDFDKKPKFKFDDHLDYLGEHNTPGLRLKTKSTSNLASDNISKGLGLTAPSGLAFANRYDFGASLSAAVQAAKDSATKSSTTKDKDALYMKRNVRDSPSPRMNFGPPLSIPSAPAPSQSTAAAAAAAASSSAPAPGVGLGLGLASSSYEELVSKYCFFGSKTSTAASTPGATRPAEDESVSPTTVSSAVVPHGPLHHAGPAAHHSLHPQRPVDMKLHRPLTADYLAASHSSALDSMSSVLISRDQPSAPKTMPMPHMRSPSPSFSTSPTDAPFFAQQMIQQRFRWGGEPHTATAIRG, from the exons ATGCCTTACACGCCGCCCTCCCACCGATCTCCCGCCTCCTCAGCGACCGTTTCCCCGGATGTGAGCCGCCGATCATCAGTCACGTCAGGCCAGAAGCCTTCGCTGCCTCGCTCCGCCTCATATCTCAGCAAGCACCGTCGAACGCCGTCTGCCACACCGTCCACCACTGAGGCTCATGCCACGCCGTCTCCCCCCTATGGATCCTCCGACGAAGTCAAGAACGCTGCCAACCCTCCTGTGAGCGCGAGCTTGCGCAAGTCTCCCCCGCCGGTGACTGACGATCGAGGAATCCCCaacggcgccatcatctctccGCCTGACTCGGCATCATCCGATAGCGAGGATGACAGCCGTCCGGAAATTCGGGGGAGGAAGCTGGGGAAGCTTAGGGATGCTGTCAGCCAGATCCCCCAACCTCGGACACCGTCACCCCCAGCCAAGGAGTCGAGACTAAgcctcgacgacgatgccacTCCTCGGAGCATCATGCACACTAGCTTCAGTGCCATGACATTGAGCGAGCTGAACGAGCTGACCGAGCTTCCCAAGCGCCGAAAGGGCCATGTCCGATCTGCCACCGATCCCAATGCATCTGCCATCATGACATCTGCGGACAACTCCCAGACTGTGTCGGAAGACTCTGAGGATGACATGCGGCCTAAGCCTCCCATGGTACGCAAGAAGTCTGGTGAGCTGGTCCGCCCGGCTCTGCGGAACTTCAAGCGACCCTCGAGTATGCCCGGCACTCCTGTATTTGCAAAGGCCGTTCACTTTGACTCCCATCTGGAGCACATCCGCCACTTCCTTCAGGTCGACCGACCTCTTGCCGTCAGTGCAGGCTCGTCACCAGTGGAGAACTACGAAAGCGATGCTGAGTATCCCTTCCCTGGAGGTGAGAAAAGGGGGCCCGTTGCTCGATCGCCGCCATTCGATTGGCAGCTGATTACGAACAACTTCCCCCATGACTCCCCCCAGAGACGCGAGCAGCCCGTCCGTGTCGAGAGAGTCTGGCTCTCTCCGGATCAAAAGTCGATGATGGGATCTGTTGTTGTTTCCAACATCTCCTTCCACAAGACTGTTGTATGCCGTTTCACATTGGACTACTGGAAGACGACTTCCGAAGTCGTTGCCGAGTTCAACCACGAGGTCCGCCCCGCCGTCACCCGTGTCAGCCAGGATCGCTTCCAGTTCTCCATCAAGCTGTCGGACACGACCAACctggagatgaagacgctgTACTTTTGCGTTCGCTACAACGTCAACGGCCAGGAGTATTGGGACAGCAATAACAACTCCAACTTCCAGGTCGACTTTCGAAAGCAGTTCAAGCCGCAGAATGGTAAGAACTCCTTCCAAGGTGCTGGCTCGCGGTCGACTGGCAGTCTGCCGCGCAGCAACCGGAAGCAGAactctgccgccgccgccggtcGGCCTCTGCAGATGCCTGCTTCgtttgatgattttgataaGAAACCAAAGTTTAAGTTTGATGACCACCTCGACTACTTGGGCGAGCACAACACTCCCGGCCTCCGCCTCAAGACCAAGTCCACTAGCAACCTGGCTAGTGACAACATTTCCAAGGGCCTGGGCCTGACTGCTCCCAGCGGACTGGCCTTTGCCAACCGCTATGATTTCGGTGCCTCGCTGAGTGCTGCCGTCCAGGCGGCCAAGGATTCGGCGACCAAGAGTTCGACaaccaaggacaaggacgctTTGTATATGAAGAGGAATGTCCGCGATAGCCCCAGTCCCAGGATGAACTTTGGCCCTCCCCTGAGCATCCCGTCTGCTCCGGCGCCCAGCCAGtccactgctgctgccgccgccgccgccgcctcctcctctgctcctGCGCCCGGtgttggcctcggcctcggccttgcAAGCTCCTCATACGAGGAGCTCGTCAGTAAATACTGCTTT TTTGGCTCCAAGACATCGACCGCGGCTTCGACCCCTGGCGCGACCAGGCCCGCTGAGGACGAGAGCGTGAGCCCGACAACGGTGTCCTCCGCAGTAGTTCCTCACGGTCCTCTTCACCATGCCGGTCCTGCGGCTCACCACAGCCTTCATCCTCAGCGCCCCGTTGACATGAAGCTCCATCGGCCGCTGACCGCCGACTATCTCGCGGCATCGCACTCGTCTGCCCTCGACTCCATGTCCTCTGTGCTGATCAGCAGGGACCAGCCGTCGGCTCCCAagacgatgccgatgcctcACATGagatcgccatcgccgtcctTCTCCACGTCACCAACTGATGCTCCGTTTTTCGCCCAGCAGATGATCCAACAGCGATTTCGCTGGGGCGGAGAGCCTCACACTGCCACCGCCATCCGAGGCTAG
- a CDS encoding uncharacterized protein (EggNog:ENOG41~TransMembrane:12 (i53-72o84-108i129-158o178-197i209-228o248-272i293-311o343-369i390-412o418-440i452-470o490-508i)) produces MSSSSSKGASPPAIDSKRLESNQLSSVEDTADHLLETLGYTPELSRNRSTAQVAFMSFVLASIPYGLATTLYYPLLGGGPVDIIWGWVLVSLIIICVAASLGEITSVYPTAGGVYYQAFMLASPKWRRIASWITGWLFIVGNITITLAVNFGSTLFFVSCINVFEKEPGVGIFAGETWQVFLIFLALTLFCNAVSAFGNKWLPWLDTAAVFWTFAGVIALMVTILVLAKEGRNDAKWVFGHFESFSGWPSGWSFCVGLLHAAYATSSTGMIISMCEEVRDPATQVPKAMVATIVINTIAGLLFLVPLVFVIDDLQALAELVSAQPVPPIIKSAVGSSGGAIGLLIPIMVLAVMCGIGCTTAASRCTWAFARDGAIPGSKWWVKVNKTLDVPLNAMMLSMVVQIILGVIYFGSSAAFNAFSGVGVICLTAAYGTPVAISLLSGRKQVRRGKFYLGHLGTFCNVITVAWSLLAMPLFCMPTVIPVTAETVNYAPVVFVAAMLVSGIWYWAWGHKNYAGPPCA; encoded by the exons ATgtcgtcctcctcgtccaagGGCGCAAGCCCGCCTGCCATCGACTCCAAGCGGCTGGAGAGCAACCAGCTGTCCAGCGTCGAAGACACCGCCGACCACCTCCTCGAGACCCTCGGCTACACGCCCGAGCTGTCGCGCAACCGATCGACGGCCCAAGTCGCCTTCATGTCCTTTGTCCTCGCCTCGATCCCGTACGGCTTGGCCACGACGTTATACTACCCGTTGCTGGGAGGCGGCCCTGTTGACATCATCTGGGGTTGGGTCCTGgtctctctcatcatcatctgcgtCGCAGCCTCGCTGGGCGAAATCACGAGTGTTTATCCTACTGCCGGAG GTGTCTACTATCAAGCCTTTATGCTGGCTTCTCCCAAGTGGAGGCGCATTGCAAGCTGGATCACCGGTTGGCTCTTCATCGTTGGCAATATCACAATCACCCTGGCCGTCAACTTTGGCAGCACCTTGTTCTTCGTTTCGTGCATCAATGTGTTTGAAAAGGAGCCTGGTGTCGGCATCTTTGCTGGTGAAACATGGCAGgttttcctcatcttcttggctCTGACGCTGTTCTGCAATGCCGTGTCTGCCTTTGGCAATAAGTGGCTCCCTTGGCTAGAT ACTGCCGCTGTTTTCTGGACATTTGCTGGTGTCATTGCCCTCATGGTCACTATTCTGGTCCTTGCCAAGGAGGGACGAAACGATGCCAAATGGGTATTTGGCCACTTTGAATCCTTCTCCGGCTGGCCCAGCGGATGGTCTTTCTGCGTTGGCTTGCTTCACGCTGCATATGCTACCTCTTCAACAGGAATGATCATTTC CATGTGCGAAGAAGTCAGAGACCCTGCCACCCAGGTCCCCAAGGCCATGGTtgccaccatcgtcatcaacaccattgcCGGCCTGCTGTTCCTCGTCCctctcgtcttcgtcatcgacGACCTGCAGGCCCTCGCCGAGCTTGTTAGCGCCCAGCCCGTGCCTCCCATCATCAAGTCCGCCGTCGGCTCTTCTGGCGGTGCCATTGGCCTCCTCATCCCCATCATGGTCCTCGCCGTCATGTGCGGAATTGGCTGCACCACCGCCGCGTCTCGTTGCACTTGGGCCTTTGCCCGTGATGGTGCCATCCCGGGCTCCAAGTGGTGGGTCAAGGTCAACAAGACTCTGGACGTGCCTCTCAACGCCATGATGCTCAGTATGGTTGTACAAATCATCCTTGGAGTCATCTACTTTGGCTCTTCCGCCGCCTTCAACGCCTTCTCCGGCGTCGGTGTCATTTGCCTGACCGCCGCGTATGGAACTCCCGTTGCCATCAGTCTGCTAAGCGGAAGGAAGCAAGTCCGCAGGGGCAAGTTctatcttggccatcttggtaCTTTCTGCAATGTCATCACAGTTG CCTGGTCTCTGCTTGCTATGCCGCTGTTTTGCATGCCGACTGTCATCCCCGTCACAGCCGAGACAGTCAACTATGCTCCCGTTGTGTTTGTTGCCGCGATGCTCGTCTCCGGTATCTGGTACTGGGCATGGGGCCACAAGAACTATGCCGGCCCCCCCTGTGCATGA
- a CDS encoding uncharacterized protein (EggNog:ENOG41) has translation MSGLDAPDIVAAYDDVRNDKLETNWMLLSYAGAVGNKLALTQTGTGGLSELVASLSDDGVQYGYVRIEYANDKESTRVKFVLVIWIGKNTKVMRKARVSVESSEVKKVLAHHHLAVTAEEESELKEDDLVKLLRKSGGADYNGGRG, from the coding sequence ATGTCTGGACTCGACGCCCCCGATATCGTGGCCGCCTACGACGATGTGCGCAACGACAAGCTCGAGACCAATTGGATGCTCCTCTCGTACGCGGGCGCCGTGGGCAACAAGCTGGCCTTGACGCAGACTGGAACCGGCGGCCTGAGCGAGCTTGTCGCGTCCCTGAGCGACGACGGGGTGCAGTACGGCTACGTGCGGATCGAATATGCCAACGACAAGGAGAGCACGCGGGTCAAGTTTGTGCTGGTGATTTGGATCGGCAAGAACACAAAGGTGATGCGAAAAGCGCGCGTCAGTGTCGAGAGCAGCGAGGTCAAGAAGGTACTTGCGCATCACCACCTGGCCGTgacggcggaggaggagtcagagctcaaggaggacgACCTtgtgaagctgctgagaAAGTCTGGCGGCGCGGATTACAATGGTGGACGGGGTTAA
- a CDS encoding uncharacterized protein (EggNog:ENOG41~TransMembrane:4 (o6-27i48-67o79-96i103-120o)) translates to MALFSKLATGAVGAIHIYILALEMFLWDTPRGHKAFKLAPDFATKTKVLAANQGLYNGFLAAGLFWGLAHPVESFGEQIRLFFLGCVGVAGVYGAATASRRILYVQAVPAAVSVAAMLLGL, encoded by the coding sequence aTGGCCCTATTCTCCAAGCTCGCCACCGGCGCCGTGGGTGCCATCCACATCTACATCCTCGCCCTGGAGATGTTCCTGTGGGACACCCCGCGCGGCCACAAAGCCTTCAAGCTGGCCCCCGACTTCGCCACAAAGACCAAAGTGCTGGCGGCCAACCAGGGCCTCTACAACGGATTCCTCGCCGCAGGGCTGTTCTGGGGACTTGCCCACCCGGTGGAGAGCTTTGGAGAGCAGATCAGGCTGTTCTTTTTGGGATGTGTAGGAGTTGCGGGCGTGTATGGCGCGGCGACGGCCAGCAGGAGGATTTTGTATGTGCAGGCGGTGCCGGCAGCGGTGTCTGTTGCGGCCATGCTGCTTGGACTTTGA
- a CDS encoding uncharacterized protein (EggNog:ENOG41~TransMembrane:12 (i59-83o103-124i131-149o161-179i191-213o219-242i314-333o349-367i379-396o416-439i451-472o478-498i)) — protein MGEKDESRPEAVVDHGSLNGDAFDKSAIGNITEVQGNAHFHETVTAAPMDPWSRTSIKLYLILLVAGLNATASGFDGSIFSSINAMTQYQDYFHHTELGSSTGIIFMIYTIGNMIGSLFTGPICDRFGRRAGMMAGAVFIMVGAIVQTAAKSDAYLLGGRFVLGFGVSIGTSSAPTYALELAPPQWRARVVGYYNTFFYTGSILATGVAYASAKHNSTLAFRLPMALQIAPPLVIFFGALFIPESPRWLTMWGKQEKAAEILAKYHGGGDLNHPLVQLELREFESSIELQKSSSVFNYWLLVKDRNSRWRFTQMAFMSFFAQLSGNSVLTYYLPSMYKLLGIISVDRRLLLTFANSIVSCTGAVAGSATNDKVGRRTKLWIGSIVLAGLFAAVTGFSSKFEHGSAGISTAYSNAGVAMIFLFGCAYSFVYTPLTATYCAEVLANHTRAKGMGVHVIFSNTANLYNTYVTAIALDSIDWRYYLIFVGLNLIYAICWYFFGVETRGRTLEELDEVFNAKWPPRAALKKQVMVRQQDGHLAGLHDDELVREV, from the exons ATGGGTGAGAAGGACGAGTCACGGCCTGAGGCGGTCGTTGACCATGGCTCGCTGAATGGCGATGCCTTTGACAAATCTGCCATTGGAAACATCACCGAAGTCCAGGGCAATGCGCATTTCCATGAGACCGTTACCGCGGCGCCGATGGATCCATGGTCAAGGACGAGCATCAAGTTGTACCTGATCTTGTTGGTGGCGGGATTGAACGCGACGGCATCTGGTTTCGACGGT tccatcttcagctctATCAATGCCATGACGCAGTACCAGGACTATTTCCACCACACAGAGCTTGGTTCATCCACGGGCAT CATCTTCATGATTTACACCATCGGCAACATGATCGGTTCTCTCTTCACCGGCCCGATTTGCGATCGCTTCGGTCGTCGCGCCGGTATGATGGCTGgtgccgtcttcatcatggtCGGTGCCATTGTACAAACCGCCGCCAAGAGTGACGCCTACCTTTTGGGGGGTCGTTTTGTCCTTGGATTCGGCGTCTCTATCGGAACTTCGTCTGCTCCCACATATGCCCTCGAGTTGGCTCCTCCCCAGTGGCGTGCCCGTGTCGTTGGATACTACAATACCT TCTTCTACACCGGCTCCATCCTCGCTACAGGTGTCGCATATGCCTCCGCCAAGCACAACAGCACCCTCGCCTTCCGCCTTCCCATGGCCCTCCAGATCGCCCCTCCGcttgtcatcttcttcggcgcACTCTTCATCCCCGAATCCCCTCGATGGCTCACTATGTGGGGAAAGCAGGAAAAGGCTGCCGAGATTCTGGCCAAGTACCACGGCGGTGGCGACTTGAACCACCCGTTGGTCCAGCTCGAGCTGCGCGAATTCGAGAGCTCGATTGAATTGCAAAAGTCTTCAAGTGTGTTCAACTACTGGCTTCTGGTCAAGGACCGCAACTCTCGATGGCGATTCACACAGATGGCCTTcatgtccttcttcgcccaGCTTTCTGGAAACTCGGTCTTGACTTACTATCTCCCGTCCATGTACAAGCTTCTGGGCATCATTTCTGTTGACCGCAGACTGCTTCTTACCTTTGCCAACTCCATTGTTTCTTGCACtggtgctgttgctggctCTGCCACCAATGACAAGGTTGGTCGCCGTACCAAGCTCTGGATCGGTAGCATTGTCCTCGCTGGACTATTCGCTGCAGTCACTGGATTCTCTAGCAAGTTTGAGCACGGCTCTGCGGGTATCAGTACGGCCTATTCGAATGCTGGTGTTGCCATG attttcctttttggctGCGCCTACTCATTCGTGTATACTCCTCTAACCGCTACGTACTGTGCGGAAGTTCTGGCCAACCATACCCGTGCCAAGGGTATGGGAGTT CACGTAATCTTCTCAAACACCGCAAATCTTTACAACACCTATGTTACCGCCATCGCTCTGGACTCTATCGACTGGCGCTACtacctcatcttcgtcggccTCAATCTCATTTATGCAATCTGCTGGTACTTCTTTGGAGTTGAAACTCGGGGCCGTActctggaggagctggacgaagtcttcaacgccaagtGGCCGCCGCGTGCtgccttgaagaagcaggTCATGGTCAGGCAGCAGGACGGCCATCTCGCAGGCCTCCATGACGATGAGCTTGTTCGAGAAGTCTAA
- a CDS encoding uncharacterized protein (EggNog:ENOG41), giving the protein MSMLQKEEEVYDVIIVGAGPCGLSTASRLREHTPAALFTDEEHRRYHWIGKYGKQISLKHVKSGKISHPHHSASCRPEYKMLVLDATDNKWLGRWNHLFKTYDISHLRSPMLWHVDPLDRDALLAHTYAHEREDELVEIRNCVGKEVSKHASKKKAKCKACGGKQEARIDINLRERNDYYTPSQSLFRDHCEQVADRYNLGEKLLRKETLQDIDFGEVKGVSIDGTKLFTITTDAARQYYAKTVVLAVGPANTPKIPLLSSVSPSPNGGIPQACHSMQIKEFPDPLVQSRIAAGRCTNVLIIGGGLTSAQLAVLALRKGVTKIWHLMRGPMRVKHFDVDLSWMGKYKNAEHARFWSADSDLERLEIIKEARGGGSLTPLFYKKLKKCIASGSVELHTHTTLVDAEMKEVDGAQFWIIKTEPPIAGLPLFDYMYFATGIQTDFTALPYLQTMLRKYPIHGHGGFPCINEDLMWKDGVPLFMAGRLGALQLGPAAPNIGGAKIAAERVAWAIENMITLDGVQGNDEQDNSGLAEYLSGHGNMYSILQDEVNQ; this is encoded by the exons ATGAGTATGcttcaaaaagaagaagaggtgtACGATGTCATTATCGTCGGCGCTGGCCCTTGTGGCCTTTCCACGGCTTCTCGACTCCGCGAACATACTCCAGCCGCTCTTTTCACGGACGAAGAACACCGCCGTTACCATTGGATTGGGAAATATGGAAAGCAAATTAGCCTCAAGCATGTAAAGAGCGGCAAGATATCCCATCCCCATCACTCGGCAAGTTGTCGGCCTGAATACAAGATGCTCGTCTTGGACGCCACGGACAACAAGTGGCTCGGCCGCTGGAATCACCTCTTCAAAACATATGATATTTCGCATCTACGCAGCCCAATGCTTTGGCATGTGGATCCTCTCGATCGAGATGCTCTTCTGGCTCATACGTATGCTCACGAGCGTGAAGATGAGCTTGTTGAGATCCGCAACTGCGTAGGCAAAGAGGTCAGCAAGCAcgcaagcaaaaagaaagccaaATGCAAAGCATGCGGCGGAAA GCAGGAAGCGAGAATTGATATCAACCTTAGAGAGCGAAACGACTATTACACACCATCACAATCGCTCTTTCGCGATCATTGCGAGCAAGTGGCCGATCGATATAACCTTGGAGAGAAGCTCCTCCGCAAAGAGACACTGCAAGATATCGACTTTGGCGAGGTAAAAGGCGTTTCGATAGACGGTACAAAGCTCTTCACCATCACGACAGATGCAGCTCGTCAATACTATGCGAAAACGGTAGTCCTCGCAGTTGGGCCTGCCAATACTCCCAAGATTCCATTGCTCTCATCTGTATCTCCCTCGCCCAACGGCGGGATTCCTCAAGCATGCCACAGTATGCAGATCAAGGAATTCCCAGATCCGCTCGTTCAATCACGCATCGCCGCAGGTAGATGCACCAACGTCCTCATCATTGGTGGCGGCCTTACTTCTGCACAGCTAGCGGTACTCGCTCTCCGAAAGGGAGTGACCAAGATATGGCACCTTATGCGTGGCCCTATGCGCGTCAAACATTTCGACGTTGACCTCTCGTGGATGGGCAAATACAAAAACGCAGAGCATGCGCGGTTCTGGTCCGCTGACTCGGATCTTGAGCGCCTTGAGATCATCAAGGAGGCACGCGGCGGTGGCAGTCTTACGCCCCTTTTTTACAAGAAACTGAAAAAGTGCATCGCGTCTGGCAGTGTCGAGCTTCATACTCATACAACGCTCGTAGATGCGGAAATGAAAGAAGTTGATGGCGCTCAATTCTGGATTATCAAGACAGAGCCTCCCATTGCAGGGCTGCCCTTATTCGATTATATGTATTTCGCTACGGGCATCCAGACAGATTTTACTGCCTTGCCATACCTTCAAACCATGCTGCGGAAATATCCTAtccacggccatggcgggtTTCCATGTATTAACGAGGACCTCATGTGGAAAGACGGAGTGCCTCTATTTATGGCTGGAAGGCTGGGGGCTCTTCAACTTGGTCCTGCGGCACCAAACATTGGAGGAGCAAAGATTGCGGCAGAGAGGGTAGCATGGGCAATCGAGAACATGATTACGCTTGACGGGGTGCAAGGGAATGATGAACAGGATAATAGTGGATTGGCAGAATATCTTTCAGGCCATGGCAATATGTACAGCATTTTGCAAGATGAGGTAAACCAATGA
- a CDS encoding uncharacterized protein (EggNog:ENOG41~TransMembrane:12 (i21-41o61-80i92-110o116-138i150-172o178-198i275-294o306-330i342-363o369-397i427-450o456-476i)), giving the protein MGRQSETGTSPWRSSEGLVTFAVAFAVFTDGLVYDLVIPFLPELFTGRLKTRPEDVDNWAVLSLESFGMALLITNWIAGYIADGSVSKSRPFLAGIGIMLIATLLFFLATDPYLIIFARALQGASEALVWVSGIAFLVSQVDEANLGVCMGYTTLGATIGELIGPLLGGYLYEKLGHWSVFGVVEMVIAADIVLRVLVKEKDVTTQQHTPVDVVKGDSETEPLLEAAVAVSHGTINRPLSTDIERGEGDDRTAFAKTGNCEDEYDAVSELRSLGWNWLSSVIGAAVACIVRSALEATIPIYVLRHFGWTSSAGGGVMFALLFPMVGGPLVGKYTTLYGPRWFSSLASLACGAFVVTLGCLTGDDPTTQVLFVINIGLIGLCISLGTTTQTTAISAAAQRIEALRARLRSSDVELSWQLRMLTPGMMLSGLSTAWALGLFLGPACGSIFHFNTDREWLHLCCFLGIICVVTGCYCSSTWKKWR; this is encoded by the exons ATGGGTCGTCAATCGGAAACGGGGACATCGCCATGGCGCTCTTCAGAAGGCTTAGTGACCTTTGCGGTCGCATTTGCAGTGTTTACA GACGGATTGGTGTATGATTTAGTTATACCCTTCCTACCTGAGCTCTTCACAGGTCGACTAAAGACCCGACCAGAAGATG TTGACAATTGGGCTGTTCTGTCTCTTGAATCCTTCGGGATGGCATTGCTGATTACGAATT GGATTGCTGGATATATTGCCGACGGAAGCGTCTCGAAAAGTCGCCCATTCCTCGCCGGAATTGGTATTATGCTTATTGCTACACTTCTGTTCTTCCTTGCCACTGATCCATACCTCATCATTTTCGCACGCGCCTTGCAGGGGGCCTCAGAAGCTCTTGTATGGGTGTCTGGCATCGCTTTTCTAGTCTCGCAGGTAGACGAGGCCAATCTAGGAGTGTGCATGGGTTACACAACGTTGGGTGCTACGATCGGGGAGCTGATCGGACCCCTACTGGGAGGCTATCTCTACGAAAAGCTAGGACATTGGTCTGTCTTCGGCGTAGTAGAGATGGTGATTGCGGCAGACATTGTGCTTCGAGTATTAGTCAAGGAGAAAGACGTGACGACTCAGCAACACACCCCAGTGGATGTTGTGAAAGGCGATTCTGAAACAGAGCCTCTGTTAGAAGCTGCGGTCGCTGTATCTCATGGGACAATAAACCGCCCTTTATCAACGGATATTGAGCGCGGTGAGGGAGATGACCGCACGGCATTTGCTAAGACTGGCAACTGCGAAGACGAATATGATGCCGTGTCTGAGCTGCGCAGTCTGGGATGGAACTGGCTCTCGAGCGTCATTGGAGCGGCTGTTGCGTGCATCGTTCGGTCAGCATTGGAAGCT ACTATTCCGATCTACGTGCTCCGCCATTTTGGTTGGACTTCATCTGCTGGCGGAGGCGTCATGTTCGCTCTCCTTTTCCCCATGGTAGGCGGCCCATTGGTCGGCAAATACACGACTTTATACGGCCCTCGGTGGTTTAGCTCTCTAGCATCGCTCGCATGTGGTGCCTTCGTGGTCACACTAGGCTGCCTTACAGGCGATGATCCGACGACTCAGGTTCTCTTTGTCATAAACATCGGGCTCATTGGACTCTGCATTTCTCTCGGCACAACGACGCAAACCACGGCCATCTCAGCAGCCGCACAGAGAATTGAGGCCCTGAGAGCACGTCTTCGATCCAGTGACGTGGAATTAAGCTGGCAGTTGAGAATGCTGACCCCGGGGATGATGTTGAGCGGTCTAAGCACAGCGTGGGCTTTGGGGCTTTTCCTGGGCCCTGCCTGTGGAAGTATTTTCCACTTCAACACGGATCGAGAGTGGCTGCacctctgctgcttcttgggaATAATATGTGTGGTAACAGGTTGCTATTGTTCCTCCACATGGAAAAAATGGCGGTAA